A window of Mycolicibacterium fluoranthenivorans contains these coding sequences:
- a CDS encoding LLM class F420-dependent oxidoreductase: protein MTRPVRVAVQIQPGGAPDYATWREAVLAADDLGVDVIFGYDHFHRPAMKGIVDGKPVMFDEQPDVANFEGWTALASWGEITSHAEIGLLVTGVGYRNADLLADMARTVDHISGGRLILGLGAGWYEKDYTTYGYDFGTFGSRFDLFDESLIRIENRLAALTPPPVRKLPILIGGTGPKRSLPAIARHADIWHAFQDLDAFRRSSDRVDELAATFGRNGADIERSTLWENPDSADAFRDAGVTLFQTELTADNGYDLTSLKQVIAWRDNG from the coding sequence ATGACCCGTCCCGTTCGCGTAGCCGTGCAGATCCAGCCCGGCGGCGCGCCCGACTACGCCACGTGGCGCGAAGCGGTCCTGGCCGCCGACGACCTCGGCGTCGACGTGATCTTCGGCTACGACCACTTTCACCGCCCGGCCATGAAGGGCATCGTCGACGGTAAGCCCGTCATGTTCGACGAGCAGCCCGACGTCGCCAACTTCGAGGGCTGGACCGCGCTCGCGTCGTGGGGCGAGATCACCTCACACGCTGAGATCGGACTCCTCGTCACCGGCGTCGGGTACCGCAACGCGGACCTGCTTGCTGACATGGCGCGCACCGTCGACCACATCAGCGGCGGCCGACTCATCCTGGGACTCGGCGCGGGATGGTACGAAAAGGATTACACCACCTACGGTTACGACTTCGGCACCTTCGGCTCCCGCTTCGATCTGTTCGACGAGAGCCTCATCCGCATCGAGAATCGGCTCGCCGCGCTGACCCCGCCGCCCGTGCGCAAGCTCCCGATCCTCATCGGAGGCACCGGACCCAAGCGCTCGCTGCCAGCCATCGCCCGGCACGCCGATATCTGGCACGCGTTCCAGGATCTGGACGCGTTCCGCAGATCCAGCGACCGTGTCGACGAGTTGGCAGCGACGTTCGGCCGCAACGGTGCCGATATCGAACGCTCCACGCTGTGGGAGAACCCCGACAGCGCCGACGCCTTCCGCGACGCGGGAGTGACGCTGTTCCAAACCGAACTCACCGCCGACAACGGTTACGACCTGACGTCTCTCAAGCAGGTGATCGCATGGCGGGACAACGGGTGA
- a CDS encoding GMC family oxidoreductase, producing MSPVADFDFVIVGAGSAGCLLANRLSANPDHRVLLIEAGGKDNWFWIKVPVGYLYTIANPRTDWCFTTEPDPGLAGRSILYARGRVIGGCSSINAMIHMRGQASDYELWAQATGDERWRWGGSDGPGETLAIYKDLENYFGGADEWHGADGEIRVEPPRVRWKILDAWQAAAAQVGISPIDEFNRGDNAGSAYFHVNQRRGRRWSMADAFLHPVAHRPNLTIYTQTQAVKLLMDDQVQEDQRRGAWTTAAHRATGVRLLKDGQTIDVRARREVILSAGAIGSPHLMQASGLGPAGLLTQHHVPVAVDLPGVGENLQDHLQLRTVYRVRGARTVNTLYRNWITRAGMGLQYLVMRSGPMTMPPSTLGAFARSDPTLASPDLEWHVQPLSLAKFGEPLHRFAAITPSVCNLRPSSRGHVRLASADPLTYPKISCNYLSTEADHLAAVRGLRMTRKIMAAPALARYRPDELLPGPQLVSDDDLQQAAGELGTTIFHPVGTCAMGAFDTRGVPRSPATVLDSDCRVYRVAGLRVIDASAMPTITSGNTNAPVMLIAERAARAILG from the coding sequence ATGAGCCCTGTCGCTGACTTCGACTTCGTCATTGTGGGAGCGGGCAGCGCGGGCTGCCTGCTGGCCAACCGGCTCAGCGCCAACCCGGATCACCGTGTGCTCTTGATCGAGGCCGGCGGTAAGGACAACTGGTTCTGGATCAAAGTGCCGGTGGGCTACCTGTACACCATCGCCAACCCCCGCACCGACTGGTGCTTCACCACCGAACCCGACCCGGGTCTGGCCGGTCGCAGCATTCTCTACGCCCGGGGCCGCGTGATCGGCGGCTGCTCGTCGATCAACGCCATGATCCACATGCGCGGACAGGCCAGCGATTACGAGTTGTGGGCACAGGCCACCGGTGACGAGCGATGGCGTTGGGGCGGCTCGGACGGTCCCGGCGAAACACTGGCGATCTATAAGGACCTGGAAAACTACTTCGGCGGCGCAGACGAGTGGCACGGCGCCGACGGTGAGATTCGTGTCGAGCCGCCGAGGGTGCGCTGGAAGATCCTGGACGCCTGGCAGGCGGCCGCCGCCCAGGTCGGCATCTCCCCCATCGACGAATTCAACCGCGGCGACAACGCCGGCAGCGCGTACTTTCACGTCAACCAACGGCGTGGCCGTCGTTGGTCGATGGCCGATGCCTTCCTGCACCCCGTCGCCCACCGGCCCAATCTCACCATCTACACCCAGACCCAGGCCGTGAAGCTGCTGATGGACGACCAGGTCCAGGAGGATCAACGTCGCGGTGCCTGGACCACCGCTGCGCACCGCGCCACCGGTGTGCGACTGCTCAAAGACGGACAGACCATCGACGTCCGAGCCCGCCGGGAGGTGATCCTGAGCGCCGGGGCGATCGGGTCGCCGCATCTGATGCAGGCATCGGGTCTGGGTCCGGCCGGTCTGCTCACCCAGCATCACGTGCCGGTGGCCGTCGATCTGCCGGGAGTGGGTGAGAACCTCCAGGACCACCTGCAGCTGCGAACCGTCTACCGGGTGCGGGGCGCCCGGACAGTCAACACGCTGTACCGCAACTGGATCACCCGGGCCGGCATGGGACTTCAGTACCTGGTGATGCGTTCGGGTCCCATGACCATGCCGCCGTCTACGTTGGGCGCATTCGCAAGGAGTGACCCCACACTGGCCAGTCCCGATCTGGAGTGGCATGTGCAGCCGTTGTCGTTGGCCAAGTTCGGCGAACCGCTGCACCGTTTCGCAGCGATCACACCCTCGGTGTGCAATCTGCGACCCAGCTCGCGTGGCCACGTACGCCTCGCCAGTGCTGATCCGCTGACCTACCCGAAGATCTCCTGCAACTACCTGTCCACCGAAGCCGACCATCTGGCTGCGGTACGCGGCCTCCGGATGACCAGAAAGATCATGGCAGCACCGGCTTTGGCCCGCTACCGCCCCGACGAGCTGCTTCCCGGGCCCCAGCTGGTGAGCGACGACGACCTGCAGCAGGCAGCGGGTGAACTCGGGACGACCATCTTCCATCCGGTGGGCACCTGCGCGATGGGAGCCTTCGACACACGTGGCGTACCCCGGTCTCCCGCCACGGTGCTCGACAGCGACTGTCGCGTCTACCGCGTCGCGGGTCTTCGCGTGATCGATGCTTCGGCGATGCCCACCATCACTTCCGGGAACACCAATGCACCGGTCATGCTGATCGCCGAGCGCGCTGCGCGAGCGATCCTGGGTTGA
- a CDS encoding 3-hydroxyacyl-CoA dehydrogenase family protein, producing the protein MSYQLPTNVADRPIVVLGAGTLGRRIALTHATRGGSVRLYDLSEKQLHEAKRFIDDQLPTLLETRGSGSPATIEYVTDLENAVRNAWYIVESIPEVPSLKIDVLGTVDTLAEPDAIIGTNSSSYASSELVAKVAHPERVLNTHYGQPPETRQLELMSDGHTDGRIFDLLKRELSAYGFVVAVAHVESVGFIVNRVWAAVKRESLAVVAQGVTTAEEFDNLWVAAGFGNTGIFRLIDQVGLDVALDIENHYLERFPHLPSDSRNLLEKYVQQGKLGVKSGEGFYSDYT; encoded by the coding sequence ATGTCCTATCAACTGCCGACGAACGTAGCCGATCGTCCGATCGTGGTCCTGGGGGCCGGGACGCTCGGCCGTCGGATCGCGCTCACGCACGCTACCCGTGGCGGCTCCGTTCGTCTCTACGACCTCTCCGAGAAACAACTGCATGAGGCGAAGAGATTCATCGACGACCAGCTGCCCACCCTGCTGGAGACCCGTGGTTCGGGTTCACCGGCGACGATCGAGTACGTCACCGATCTCGAAAACGCAGTCCGAAATGCTTGGTACATAGTCGAATCCATTCCCGAAGTGCCGAGCCTCAAGATCGATGTCCTGGGCACCGTCGACACTCTCGCGGAACCGGATGCCATCATCGGAACCAATTCGTCGTCCTACGCCAGCAGTGAACTTGTCGCGAAAGTCGCCCATCCCGAGCGGGTACTCAACACTCACTACGGGCAACCACCCGAAACTCGACAGCTCGAATTGATGAGCGACGGCCACACCGATGGACGGATCTTCGACCTGCTCAAACGTGAACTGTCCGCATATGGCTTTGTCGTCGCCGTCGCGCACGTGGAAAGTGTCGGTTTCATCGTCAATCGGGTGTGGGCGGCCGTGAAGCGAGAGTCACTGGCCGTCGTCGCGCAGGGAGTGACGACGGCAGAAGAATTCGACAATCTCTGGGTGGCAGCGGGTTTCGGCAACACCGGAATCTTCCGCCTTATCGATCAGGTGGGCCTCGACGTCGCTCTCGACATCGAGAATCACTACCTTGAGCGATTCCCGCACCTGCCTAGTGACTCCCGGAATCTGCTCGAAAAGTATGTGCAACAGGGGAAGCTCGGCGTCAAGTCGGGCGAAGGCTTCTACAGCGACTACACCTGA
- a CDS encoding serine hydrolase domain-containing protein, giving the protein MNRHHALGPKRVAGHTDPAFEEVKAVFEAGLANGDDLGGAVAVFVDGRAVVDLWGGIADRRTGRPWRRDTACPTFSCTKGVTATAALMVSQQYGRGTDEPVSAWWPEFAQHNKHETTLSDLMAHRAGLPVLERPVSVAQAADPAAMADLLAHQYPLWPPGAEHGYHALTFGWLVGEFVRRHTGMTVGEFTCRHLGDRLRIGASGAAVREAARISSPPPEQRVWSAENAPPIPDDTVTEMLAAFADPESLFIRASSNPVASYNDPEVLSAGWPAAGLVTTARDLATFYGDLIGGTLVAPGLLREAITERVRGRDRVLCLESAFGLGYMLPSQNFLVPEPAQRTAFGHPGAGGAVGLADVEHKVAFAFVPNLRRDWLAGDRRAYRLIAAVYDAL; this is encoded by the coding sequence GTGAACCGTCACCACGCGCTGGGTCCGAAGCGCGTGGCGGGGCACACTGACCCCGCGTTTGAGGAAGTCAAAGCCGTCTTCGAAGCAGGTTTAGCCAACGGCGACGATCTCGGCGGCGCGGTGGCGGTATTCGTCGACGGCCGTGCGGTGGTGGATCTGTGGGGAGGCATCGCCGATAGGCGGACCGGACGTCCGTGGAGACGCGACACGGCTTGTCCGACCTTCTCCTGCACCAAGGGTGTGACGGCGACCGCGGCCCTCATGGTCTCCCAGCAATACGGCCGCGGTACCGACGAACCGGTGAGCGCTTGGTGGCCGGAATTCGCACAACACAACAAGCACGAGACCACGCTGAGCGATCTGATGGCCCATCGAGCCGGGTTGCCTGTCTTGGAGCGCCCGGTTTCGGTGGCCCAAGCCGCGGATCCTGCGGCGATGGCCGACCTGTTGGCCCACCAATACCCGCTGTGGCCGCCCGGGGCCGAACATGGTTATCACGCTTTGACTTTCGGATGGCTGGTCGGCGAATTTGTGCGTCGCCACACCGGTATGACGGTCGGCGAGTTCACCTGCCGCCACCTGGGCGATCGGCTGCGCATCGGCGCTTCCGGTGCGGCGGTGCGCGAAGCCGCCCGGATCAGTTCGCCACCGCCCGAGCAGCGTGTCTGGAGCGCCGAGAACGCACCGCCGATACCCGACGACACAGTCACCGAAATGCTAGCCGCCTTCGCCGATCCCGAGTCGCTGTTCATCCGAGCATCATCGAATCCCGTTGCATCGTACAATGATCCAGAAGTATTGTCGGCCGGCTGGCCCGCGGCTGGCCTGGTCACTACCGCTCGTGATTTGGCCACATTCTACGGAGACCTGATCGGCGGAACGCTGGTCGCGCCGGGCCTGCTACGGGAAGCGATCACAGAACGCGTACGCGGCCGCGACCGGGTGCTCTGCCTGGAAAGCGCCTTCGGCCTCGGCTACATGCTGCCGTCGCAGAACTTCCTGGTGCCCGAACCTGCGCAACGGACTGCTTTCGGTCACCCGGGTGCCGGCGGCGCGGTGGGATTGGCAGATGTCGAACACAAGGTCGCTTTCGCCTTTGTGCCCAATCTGCGCCGCGACTGGCTGGCCGGCGATCGCCGCGCCTACCGGCTCATCGCCGCGGTGTACGACGCGCTGTGA
- a CDS encoding nuclear transport factor 2 family protein, giving the protein MNKNTNMAETNSVAADAALGVWLEMWNTNSEIARRICSADFRIHFLISENDGSNPGDDVLGAQSFARFLDRYREQHPDVVFTEVARAVDGPHGRMLWNVRNGELAAGGIDVFDFTEDGLIREVWSVTGTRAHLT; this is encoded by the coding sequence ATGAACAAGAACACGAATATGGCGGAGACAAACTCGGTTGCTGCGGACGCGGCGCTGGGGGTGTGGTTGGAGATGTGGAACACGAACAGTGAGATCGCGCGCCGGATCTGCAGTGCGGACTTCCGGATTCACTTCCTGATCTCCGAGAACGATGGGTCGAATCCGGGCGACGACGTGCTGGGCGCGCAGAGTTTCGCTCGGTTCCTGGATCGGTACCGCGAGCAGCATCCGGACGTGGTGTTCACCGAGGTCGCACGGGCCGTGGACGGTCCACACGGGCGGATGCTGTGGAACGTGCGAAACGGGGAGCTCGCCGCGGGCGGGATCGATGTCTTCGACTTCACCGAGGATGGGCTGATCCGCGAGGTGTGGTCGGTGACCGGGACACGCGCGCACCTCACCTGA
- a CDS encoding helix-turn-helix transcriptional regulator, translated as MRRAERLYALVDLLRGARRPLSAARLSEEFEVSKRTIERDIQSLQLAGVPIYAEYGVAGGYSILREHSLPPLNLSVAESLAVLAGLGLLENSPYGAAARRARAKILAISREDQLAPVDEALASMFVIDAHPPSEAAIPLIPEAIAARRVIRLDYTSENGETHTTRDVEAMGLLHGGDSWMFVGWCRLREGIRGFHLGRIRHLEITAEVFPERDPAVLDADLSRWRTRRLG; from the coding sequence ATGAGGAGAGCCGAGCGGTTGTACGCGCTGGTCGATCTGCTGCGGGGAGCACGCCGGCCGTTGTCGGCCGCTCGGCTCTCCGAGGAGTTCGAGGTGTCCAAGCGCACGATCGAGCGTGACATCCAATCGCTGCAGCTCGCGGGGGTACCCATCTACGCCGAATATGGGGTGGCGGGCGGGTATTCCATCCTGCGGGAACACTCCCTGCCGCCGCTGAATCTCTCGGTAGCGGAGTCGCTGGCGGTGCTTGCGGGGCTTGGTTTGCTGGAGAACTCGCCGTATGGTGCGGCGGCGCGTCGGGCGCGGGCCAAGATCCTCGCGATCAGCCGCGAGGATCAGCTCGCGCCTGTCGACGAGGCGCTGGCGTCGATGTTCGTCATCGACGCCCACCCGCCGTCCGAGGCGGCGATCCCTCTGATACCCGAGGCGATCGCCGCGCGCCGGGTCATACGGCTGGACTACACCTCAGAAAACGGCGAGACCCACACCACCCGCGACGTGGAGGCGATGGGTCTGCTGCACGGAGGTGATTCGTGGATGTTCGTGGGATGGTGTCGGCTGCGTGAGGGCATCCGTGGATTTCACCTCGGCCGTATCCGGCACCTGGAGATCACCGCAGAGGTGTTTCCCGAACGTGATCCTGCGGTGCTCGACGCGGATCTGTCACGGTGGCGCACCCGGCGGCTGGGGTGA
- a CDS encoding carboxylesterase/lipase family protein, whose amino-acid sequence MSDTVRVAQGYVRGKEDNGILAFKGIPYAAAPIGVHRFKEPTAAPAWEGIRDTTEYGPTAPSLPYSPPLDQLMEEPVIEGPDYLNLNVWTPATDAGRRPVLVWIHGGAFANGSGAVSAYDGSRFARDGVVCVTINYRLGAEGFLQIDGAPANRGLLDQIAALRWVRDNIAAFGGDPDAVTIAGESAGAMSVMTLLSTSQAAGLFRRAIAESGAGHHVQTAASAAKVTAAIAEELGVEATLASFSAVSPADLLAAQGVVGQMISEAPDPTVWGELATSPMPFQPVIDGAFVAARPIDRFAAGVGRDVDVLIGTNAQEAALFLVPNGAADAANEDTLASILALVGADPDVVLPVYRQAQPSASAGELLVTWLTDWFYRVPAARVAESRMMHGADTHVYEFGWPSPLLDGRLGACHTAEIAFAFDQLATPASAMIAGVNPPQKLADEMHGAWVSFVKGGDPGWSPYGEDRIVRRLNVHSDTARDPAPDQRRIWDGIR is encoded by the coding sequence GTGAGCGATACGGTTCGAGTGGCCCAGGGTTACGTCCGAGGCAAGGAGGACAACGGCATCCTGGCATTCAAGGGCATTCCCTACGCCGCAGCACCGATCGGCGTCCATCGGTTCAAGGAACCGACCGCAGCGCCGGCGTGGGAAGGAATCCGGGACACCACCGAGTACGGGCCGACTGCCCCATCACTTCCCTACTCGCCACCGCTGGATCAATTGATGGAAGAGCCTGTCATCGAAGGTCCGGACTACCTGAACCTCAATGTGTGGACCCCGGCCACGGACGCGGGTCGTCGGCCGGTGCTCGTGTGGATCCATGGCGGGGCGTTCGCCAACGGCAGCGGGGCGGTAAGCGCTTACGACGGCTCGCGGTTCGCCCGTGACGGCGTCGTCTGTGTCACCATCAACTATCGGTTGGGGGCCGAAGGCTTTCTCCAGATCGACGGCGCCCCGGCCAACCGCGGGTTGCTCGACCAGATCGCAGCGCTTCGGTGGGTTCGGGACAACATCGCGGCCTTCGGCGGCGACCCGGACGCAGTGACCATCGCGGGCGAGTCCGCAGGCGCCATGTCCGTGATGACGCTCCTGTCGACGTCGCAGGCGGCCGGACTATTCCGTCGCGCAATTGCCGAGAGCGGTGCCGGTCACCACGTTCAGACAGCGGCTAGCGCCGCGAAGGTAACTGCTGCCATCGCCGAAGAGTTGGGCGTCGAGGCCACCCTGGCGAGTTTCTCGGCGGTCTCGCCTGCGGACCTTCTCGCTGCCCAAGGGGTGGTCGGTCAAATGATCTCGGAAGCGCCCGACCCGACCGTCTGGGGCGAACTTGCAACGAGTCCTATGCCCTTTCAGCCGGTGATCGACGGTGCATTCGTGGCTGCCCGACCGATCGACCGCTTCGCAGCAGGGGTGGGCCGCGACGTGGACGTCCTGATCGGGACCAACGCACAGGAGGCGGCCCTCTTCCTGGTACCGAACGGAGCGGCAGATGCCGCGAACGAGGACACGCTGGCGAGCATTCTTGCGCTCGTGGGGGCCGATCCCGACGTGGTACTGCCCGTCTACCGCCAAGCACAGCCCTCGGCATCGGCCGGGGAACTGCTGGTCACTTGGCTCACCGATTGGTTCTACCGAGTCCCCGCCGCTCGGGTAGCGGAATCCCGGATGATGCACGGCGCCGACACCCACGTGTACGAATTCGGTTGGCCGTCACCGCTCTTGGACGGACGTCTCGGCGCCTGCCACACCGCCGAGATCGCGTTCGCGTTCGACCAACTCGCCACACCGGCGTCGGCGATGATCGCGGGTGTCAACCCGCCGCAGAAACTCGCCGACGAGATGCACGGCGCGTGGGTGTCGTTCGTGAAGGGCGGCGACCCCGGGTGGTCGCCGTACGGTGAGGACAGAATCGTGCGCCGCCTCAACGTACACAGCGACACTGCCAGGGACCCCGCACCCGACCAACGCCGAATCTGGGACGGGATCCGCTGA